CAATGCGAAATACCCTGTGGAccgtgtgagtatgaaagtgtttAGCATACCGATTGGAAGTCGTGTCAGCAATCAGGAAAATTTATTTTTAGGACAACTACCCAAAACTGTCATAATTGGTTTTGTGGATAATGATGCCTTTAGCGGAACATTCTCTAAGAACCCCTTCAATTTCAAACATTATGAAATTAACTTTGCATGTCTTTATATGGACAGCACCCCTGTGCCCATGAAGCCGTACCAGCCTGACTTTCAAACCGGTAATTGTGTCCGCGAGTACATGGGCCTTGCGCAGGCCACTGGTAAGCATCTGGAAGATAGAGCACTGCTCATTAACAGGGAAGAATATAGGAAGGGCTACACACTGCTAGCTTTTGATCTGACTCCAGACCAAGAATGTGGGGGTcactattccctgattaaaaCCGGGAACCTGAGAGCAGAAATACGTTTTGCCAGACCCCTACCGACAACAATCAACATGCTTGTGTATGCCGTATTCGATAATCTCATAGAGATAAATCACAGGAGGAATGTGCTGTTTGACTATATGTGAAATGGATAGCATACAGTTAACTCGTGTGTTGTCTGTAAGCCCCTGCTCCCAAAAGACCTTCTTTGGAGTTTTTCCTAATGATGGGTTGCCGagaaagagactgctacaaagaccGACCGGTCTAGTGGTGAACACGCATCCTTCCAATCAGGCCGGAGAGCATTGGCTTGCCATTTACTTGACAGAGGACAACCGGGGAGAATTTTTTGATTCTTATGGACACCCCCCAAATTACCCTCTGTTTCCCAAAACCATCATGAATTTCCTAAGAAAAAATGCCAACCAGATAATCTTTCAACAACGTCAGCTACAAGCTTCAGATGCCGTGACATGTGGCTACCACTGTGTGTTTTTTCTGCAACAGAGGAGTAAGGGGTTAACATTTAAAcagattcaagaattgtattctgaggatttagaaagaaatgaccaaaTGGTGGAGatgtatgttaagaaaaagaaatgcataccTAGACATGCCCCAAATTGTTTCCAAAACACCCAAGTCTGtggatcttgtactgattttcacagaacaataaagtaagccttgaggcttaaaaaaaaaaaaaaaaagagtatgtGTGCTTGTGTCTTCCTTACccacaaaaaaacagcaactaccatctggaaaaaatatatatttcagagaaaaaaTTTATTTGTCACATTATGTAACAGGTTACAACTGGAGCCAGTGAGTTCTCAAGGGTATTTTAGGAGTCCGGGGTGTAGGAGTTGAGAGTAGAGGGCTAGCTCTAGGGGTAGGATTCTTCACATGCTCCAAAAACTCCCTGCTGGTAGGGTTTCCTGCAATAGAGGTAGGGacatttaactctgccaaaccgctcatgaacagatcccagcctttagggaaACGTTTGGGGGGCAGTGCATGAACTTGGGTGAATGCTTTGATCAGGTCAACCATGTTGGAACCttcaacagcagcacctttaTAGACAAAACGACCCCTCTCATCCCACGCTGTAACTGGAGCATTATGCCTCAgcttgtttaacaaaatctttgctGGGTTCCTACAACGCACAGGTAAAGTGTCCAAGATTTCCTGAAAGGCGGGATCCGGGCTATGTGGAACTTCAGCAGCAGGCAGCTCGGGTTGGggtagaaacaggtttagtttTCCTTTCTCTTCATCACCCTTTCTTACGTgggttaaatatttttgaagtagagCTTCATAGAGTTTAGCTTTTTCATATTCTGTTAAACCTGTCCTCTGAAGAACCCCTTGCATTTCAGCATCTAAAGCATAGATAGCACCAGtcctgatgttttcctccttGGGAAAATTAGTCTTTAAACCTTCTAATTGACTTTTAGGAACCAAGAACATTTTTTCAGCGTGTTCCATTAGCGTCTAGTTAGAAGACCCGTTATCAGAGGAATGGCAATgcttaagagaggagcaataaatccCCCAGATTGTTTTACAAGCAGCTTCTTTTTTCTTAGAGACACACGTTTGttactcaggtttttaattatgcTGCGCCTTCTTCTTAGTAAGCTCACCTGTCTTGGGGATAAAGGAATGTTCCCTTTCAAGGTGTTCAACGCTATCTCTGATATAGCAGCAATTAGGTCATCAGATGCTGAGcataaaatggcttttctctgctTTGGTGAAGTTTTAATAATAAGTTTTAAGAGGGCAAGATTTCTCTTCAGGCATTTAGACATGATGTCCCTCAGAGGAGGCCTGGTTGTAATATGTGTCACCAGAGATTAAAGACCTCCCCTTTTGTATCCGGGCTGTACTTTCTTCATGGTGTACACCACTGGCCAGTCAGGAGGGAAAAGGCCACTTCTGAGCCTGTAGGATTCTGGGGTTTCAGGATTTAAATCCACAACCAGATAACCATAGGGCTTTTGAGTAGCATCAGCGTATGCCTCCATGAAATATCTGACATTGCCTGGGAAAATTTGACGTGCCAGAGTTACAATCTGTAACTTATCCCTAGGATTTTTGAAGAGCACCATATACTTAGCATTAAGGCTTATGGTACGTGCGGCTTTTCCTTTACAGAATACATTCTGTGTAATGAAAAAAATACTCAGGTTCCGGTGGTGAACGTATTGCGTAAACCCCTTTTCAATCTGACTGTTGTCAGAACAAGAAGCCATAAGGTCATCCAGTACCAGAAAGCAGTTTTTATTGGGGGGTAACAGCTCATCATCTGTCAGCTGCAAGGGTATACCCTTCACAAAGGTAATGATTGGATATTTACAGGCCAGTTCTTTATACAGAGGCTGCCAACAGGCATAACACCATACAATTTTATCAGGAACAACAGATAGGACAGAGTGAGCATTGTCCAACATGTTTTTTATAAAAAAACTTTTGCCACAGTTACTAGGACCAGCCAGAATGGCTGAGAAGGGGTGCTGCCAGCGGGTATCCATTTAAAAACCGTAAGGCACTGTTTTAAACCCGTTAACAATGACACGTTTGTCAAAAACaaccctctgtgttttccttagaGTTTTTGTTTCGAGCGTCCACTGCTTTTTGTTCCTTACTATACCTTTCTGTTCCACTACAATCTCACGGGGAGGGACCTCACCAGCAGTGTAGGCAAAGACAagatctttgagagtgtcaaaattaattttttgatTATTCGCATAATTCAAAGTTATTCCTTTCACCTTTACACAGGTTTCGCCCCCAGACAACTTGTACCCGTAAGATTTAGGACCGGTGCTCACGAACTCAGTGATGTATTGATCTGAGGGCAGCTCACTGGTCAGCTCCCCTAAAAAATCACCGAGGGGTGGGTTGTACAAACCTTCACGGCTTACAAATATCACAGAATCTGTATCGTGGTATAAACAGCGGTCTTGCAGTTTGTGTAACAGTTGGTACAACTCTAGACGGCCGTAGGCTGTTGTAAAACAGGCTAGGAAAACATTGGTGGTACCTGAGGTTGTTATGCGGTCTTGGGTATGTTTCCAACAAACACAGCATGTGTCATCATCAATAAATTCACACATTGAAACCTCATACTTATTTGAAAACAGATAGTGAAAAAACATATCAGGGTCCCTCAGAATGGATGTGTTAGGCAGGTTTGTTCTCTGAGCAAACTTACCCcacaaagaatttaaaaacaatttggcaATTTGACGCTTTGTAGGGTTGACATCAATCTGATCCTGGCGCAAGAGCACTCCTTCTCTTTTATGGTAATCGCGGATGTATTTCTCTTTATCCTCAGCACTAACACACCACTGGGGAAACCCCGATGCTTCCTGCTTCTGCCTGAGAAAGGTATTGATATAACCTGTGAAGAGTTTGTCAGATTTTTTTTCAAAATGCCACACCTCATAGATTTTCACAACGTTATAccccctggccatagcctccatcagTTCGACTGTACACCATGTACCAGTAAGTGCCCGCTGCTCATTCGTGTGTTCACATTCTTCCAACTGTTTGGTAGTTGCACAAGTCATGCATAGAGGGAATATGAGTTTCCCATCCACTTTGACGGGTAGTACGGGGAAAAAAAGTCCCCGGGGTGTGTAGACCTTCACTTTGGCTAAGCCAAAATAGTCAGAGAGGGGTCCAAAGTTCTCATAAATGATTTTGGGATGCCCCAGAGGATACTCTCTCTGTTTCATAATAAAAGGATACAGGCTGGTAAAATCCCTATAATGGATCTGTTCATCCCTCTTTGCTTTGTAATATAAGCTAACACAGCCGGTCCTACCCCCGAATAATGCATCCCTGGGCTGCAGAGACTCTGGAAACTGCTGCTCTGCCAAGAAACTCTGCACTTCTGCAGAGGTTCTTAGGATGTTATTCCACTCATGCTCCCATATAGATCTGACTTCAAAACCCATCTTCTTTAGCACAGCTGATTTTCTTTCTGTACCATTGTGAAGAAATTCATATGTtttggccagcagggggtgctgggcctgCGAATCATAACACTGGGGACAGCCATGCCAAAAGCATCCATTAAACTCAAAGGCTGTCTTCTTACCCTCTATGACAGCATAGCCATCGAGGTAATACTCTTTGGCTTCATCTTCAACATACCTTAGGTTTCTGGGGATTACAACTTTAAATTCCCCACCCTTCAAAGCATGCTGAATATCTATCTTTTCCTTCTGCTCTATATATGCCAACCACTGAATAGAGGGTGTGGAGAATCTTTTACACTGCTTGTGATAATTATCTGGAGAGGGTATGGCAATCCTGCCCTCCTCAAGAAACTTGTAGCGATACATTTTTAAGCACACACTAGCCAAGGTGAGGTATTGAAAAGGATCAATACCCACACACTCAAAGACCCATTTCTTACCCTTGCGCACAGGAACGGTTCGGAGGGTCATCTCTATGAGCtcatgtctatattttgtacaggcctgcatTAAGATGTTTACATCTTGATGACAGTAAGAGGCCAGTTCCTTCTGCAAGTCAAAGGTGTTTGACTTGTTCTGTTCATACCAAGCCAGGAACGCTGACCTTTCACTGGGCATCATTCTGTCAAAACCATAATGTATGGGGTCAGGCATTTCCCCTACATATTCCCAATTTTCTTCTGTATTAAAGAAGTGGGGAAAATATCCTTtagcctcttggaagcccatggCTTTGGGTAACTTTGCCAGGGCCATTGGTAAATGACATAGGGAGTCCAGAAATTTTATACCCAATCTTTTGATAGTTATACATATCACCTTGCCACCTTGAGTAATCAAATCAACATCAAACCGCTCCTTGAGTATCCCCCCTAGGATTAGATAGGCATCATATCCACGGAAATTATGGCATATGAAATGGGTTTTCTTGAAACTCAGGTCTGAGGTAAATGTCCGAATAAAGTCCTTTAGACAGGTGTCTCCCTTAAATTCCCAGCTCTCACCAGCGGGCTTCCATTTCTTTTTAGGAACAGATTTTACTGTTTCCTGTTTAAAAGCTTTTGCTACAATTAGATTCGGTATATGTACCCCACTTTCCTGTCTACATTCACAATCATAAAAGACATATCTGATTGATAGTTTAGGTTGCTTAATTTTTCCTAGGTAGCAGTCATGATTTTCAATATCCCCCTCAAAATAGTCATAACAGGTACGGCACTGTTTCCCTTGACACACCCTTTTAGATTCATGATTTAAATCTACATAATGATCACACTTTGAACATAATATTCTCAGAGTGCAATCTACCTTATCCTCTGATGCAAGTTTTTCGTGTATGGTTAGACAGGCCTTGGATCTGCACTGGAGTTTGCATGTGGGGCACCTGTGTATCCTCCCTACTTTTTTAGGGCACTCTTTTCTCAAACAGCGCCGACACGTGTACATACAATCATGTGTGTGAGAATAGGGTGTACTACATATCTGACAAAAGTTTCTGGACCCAAAGAACCCACCAATATTCTTAATCCCATAATAGTGATCATTGTACAGCAGCATGTAGCAGGTGTCTGTGTAGTTCTgctcatcagttttaaaaatcccccACTTAGTGCCATTCCAGTGAACAACGGGTATCTTGACCTGTAAATACTGTTCAACAGCTGACACATCAGTTAGGGAAACCTTTTTCTGATGTGACCAACCAAGGTCCGTGTGCATTTTCTCAGCATCAGCTATTATTTGTTCAAGTGTAGGACTATTTGACATGAGGGCTAGCACGCCACCGGCAAAACAGAGATTGGTACCTTGTATATGAGCATCAATcaaatgttgttgttttctctCTATGATAGAACTATAAGGGATGGTCATTATGGATCTTCGGGAGCCCCCTTCTGGAGGGTTTACTATTACGACATTTAACCTTAAAGTATCATCCCCCGAGATTTCAGCATAACTTTGGAGTAAGTTGCTAATGGCTGTTAAGTATTCCTCAGCATTTAACTCATTCCTGTTTCTTCTGACCATAAACAGTGGATTATTCAGGCGGTCACCCTGTAATCGGAGTTGAACATAATCATTGGGGCCTATCACCCTATTTACAGTGTCTAATAGACTCTGGATGGCAGTGTGTATGCCCGCAAGGGCTTCATGATAGGAGCGTGCTCTATGTAAAttcacaaaatgaaattcaaaataCATTTCACGGGCTCTGTAGCGGTTGTTGAGCCTTTCCCAATTCCTGATAGGCTCTAAGTACACATCCCCACCTTCACCATCATCAGTGTCTGAGTGGTAACTCACAACTGAATCAACAGTGTTCTGTGTTTCAGGGAGAgtttctgcttctgtttctgtAGATTGTACAGAATCAGAATCAGTTTGTGTATCAGAGTTTAGTGTCCTACCACCTCCCCACTGTGTGGCAAATGTAGTTTTGCTATAGGGATACATCAGTTCATTTTTAATATCTTTCAGAAAGTCAGCCATGCCAGGCAGATTGTATCTTCTGACATCTCCTTCCAGAAATTCTGTTATGCATGATTGGTACTGCTTGAACCTCGTGACAATTTTCTGCTTCTCTGTGATGctcttttcattttctgttaTCTTGTGGCTCAACTGAGTTAGACGTTCACCAGCTTCCATTAGCTCCTTTGCAAATATGAGCACCTGGGCTTGGTCAGGCCGCTGTTGCACAGCATCACCAGCAAGTTCTAAAGTCAAGAACACATACACAGGTATTAGAAAACTATAAGCCCTAACTCCCACACCCCTGCTACTGATATAAgtcttgtcactttttaaaaactaatacaCCTGGGGGATCTCCAAAACTCATAATTATGTGTTAAGGTTGCTACCCAAGGTATTACAGGGGCTGGGTTCTAATACATAGATCACTTACCCGATTCCTCATGTTCCTGTTTTTTTGATTTCTTCACGGGAGGAACTCCTTCTGACTGATGAGCTATAAACAAGAACAAAGATACATACGTTTATCCCTCAAGACCTTATAGCTtaggaatatatttatttatacaggtctatgactgttgcttgtgtctatcctgtttcttttttagatggtgatccctttggggacagggttccatctcatttatttattatttctctgtgtaaaccaccctgtgcactttttggaagggtggtatagaaatggaatgaataaaTTTATTAGGGATTAATATTTTGTATCTCTTACGTTGGCCAAGATGTCTTCTTTTCAAAGCTCTTTTCACTCTCCCTCCTTCAGAGGTACCAGGCTCCcctgtgtttaaaaataaataaaatattgttacaCAGAGCCTATGTGTTTCATCATTGTGTTAGTTAGGGTTTTTATTTTCTTACCTGGAAGCTCCTGTACGCTATTGTTAACACCAGAACCCTCAGCTACCTGGTTAACTGTGGAGAGAGTGAGATTCTCTGTTAACCTGTTTGCAACTGCATAATTATAAACTATCATAGAGTGAAAAGTTACTTGCCATTGCATCCCTTTGCAGACGGCtgcccctgctttgcagagacctTGGGCTTACCTATAATATAGAAGAAAGGATAGAAATTATATACATTTACACAGAGCCTATAACATATATGCTTAAACAGCATTGTGTTAGTTAGGAGTTTTTATTTTCTTACCGGGAAGATCATCATGAGTGATAACAATCTCTGGCAAAACCATTGGCACATGGCTGACTGTGAAGAGAGGGAGATTATTTGTTAACCTATTAACACATTGTTGATATGCATCATCAATGTGTTAGTTAGGGGTTTTTATTTTCTAACCTGTAAGATCCTCATCATCTGTGATAATGATCTCTGGTAATTCCACTTGTACTTGGTTGGCTGTGAAGAGAGGGAGATTCTTTGTTAAACTAATAGCCTATAACATATATACATCATCAATGTGTTAGTTAGGACATGTTACCTAACCTGTTAGATCTTCATCTGTGATAAGGAGCTCAGGCAAATCCTCTGGTACTTGTTTGACTGTTAAGAGAGAGGAAGATTCTTTGTTAAGCTGTTTGTAACTGTTTGATCCTAATACGAATAATGAACATATGTGTTTCTTACCCTCAAACAGCTGCTTTCttttcacacttcctgctgaggtaTTTGATTTGGCTAAAATCAGAACAATATACAGTTACTCAGGGTATATCACATACACATGTACAAATCTAGCTCCCAGATATAGGATATATAATTACTACTATTTACACTGTGCCCTGTGAGCTTCTGCTTCTGGTTCTTGTTCTGGTTCCGGTCCCGGTCCTGGTTCTGGTTCCGGTTCTTCTGATTCGGAAGGGGGAGTTAAGGGTTCATACATGGGTGAATTAGACCGCTGTGTAAGTATAAAGTCATCTATAGaagacagaatatatatataaacttactAATACACATGATTCACAAATATGTGATAATAATACCTATTAATTATGATCAATACCTGCTGAATCATAGTCTGATGTATCCATAGTTCTATGTTTAGTTGCATAAGCAAGCTGTTCCTGTGCCATAGATATACATGGATGGCTAGAATATATCAAAATAATTAATTGTAATTACTTTTATGAATTGTATGTACTTTATTTAAGCACATACATAATGTATGTTTAActattcaaaaaaaaaaagaactctgAGGGAATAGTTTAAAAGAGCAGATTGAACTGAGCAGGGGATTTGAAATacaagaattatatatataaatcatttaaaacagagagagaagaagagagagagcacatgttggggggagggaggagggggtgtGGAGGGATAGCACATGGTAGGGTGAGAGCACATGTGATTGCATGAGAgcacatgtggtggtggtggtggggtagcaTGTGTTTGGATGAGAGTACATTGGGGGGGGTGGCATTTGAGGCATGCTGGAGGTAGCAGTGACAAGGCTTGAGGAGTGTAAAACGGTCAGAGAAGAGGGGATAATGACAATAATTGAGTGAAAAAGGGTTTCTGTGGCAGAGAGAGGGGTTTCAAATACATGAAGAACATAGAACACTATTAAACATAATCATTATTATTGTAAGCTTAAATAAAAAGCATGGCTTCAAGGCAGGAATAGTTTAAAAGAGCGGTTTGCACTGAACAGGGGAATTGAAATacaagaattatatatatataaatcatttaaaacagagagagaagaagagagagagcacatgttgggggggagggaggaggaggggtgtggAGGGATAGCACATGGTAGGGTGAGAGCACATGTGATTGCATGAGAGCACATGTGGTGGGGGTAGCATGTGTTTGGATGAGAGTACATtgttgggggggtggcatttGAGGCATGCTGGAGGAAGCAGTGACTAGGCTTGAGGGGTGTAAAACGGTCAGAGAAGAGGGGATAATGACAATAATTGAGTGAAAAAGGGTTTCTGTGGCAGAGAGAGGGGTTTCAAATACATGAAGAACATAGAACACTATTAAACATAATCATTATTATTGTAAGCTTAAATAAAAAGCATGTGCTTTTAAAACATTCTTAACTATTTAACATTTAACTAATAAAAACATTTAactaataaaaaaacaaaactctgagGGGAGATTTTAAAAGACAGAACAAGGAGAAGACACTTTAAACAATTCCTTAATTATAGAAAGAGCAGTtctgaaatatatttaaaatcaccatcagcccataCTTTAAAATAGTCTTAACTATTAATACAGTTCTGAAACATAtttaaaatcaccatcagcccataCTTTAAAATAGTCTTAACTATTAAtacttaagcacatgcttaactattaataataataaaaaaacaaaactctgagGGGAGATTTTAAAAGACAGAATATGTGCTTTGAAAGGCAAGGAGAAGACATTTTAAACAATTCCTTAATTATAGAAAGCTCAGTTCTGaaacatatttaaaaatgtaACGGCTCAGCAAGGCTGAGCACATGGTCATAAACTGATAAGAAAAAAATTGGCCATGTACTTACCTCCTGTTGATTCTTTGGGGGGTCTTTgcggagagaaagaggaaaaattTTGGTGTAGCACAAGCATTTAAACCCCCAGGGGGTTCACGTCAGAAAGGGCTGGGCACCCTCTGGATTGGTCTGCATAAACCCTATAGAATATGCACCAATAGCTATCGAGGGGTACAGAACGTATGGTTTTTTCTTAGAAAACCAAGGATGGGGTGA
Above is a window of Hemicordylus capensis ecotype Gifberg chromosome 2, rHemCap1.1.pri, whole genome shotgun sequence DNA encoding:
- the LOC128344042 gene encoding uncharacterized protein LOC128344042, yielding MVLPEIVITHDDLPGKPKVSAKQGQPSAKGCNVNQVAEGSGVNNSVQELPGEPGTSEGGRVKRALKRRHLGQPHQSEGVPPVKKSKKQEHEESELAGDAVQQRPDQAQVLIFAKELMEAGERLTQLSHKITENEKSITEKQKIVTRFKQYQSCITEFLEGDVRRYNLPGMADFLKDIKNELMYPYSKTTFATQWGGGRTLNSDTQTDSDSVQSTETEAETLPETQNTVDSVVSYHSDTDDGEGGDVYLEPIRNWERLNNRYRAR